The proteins below come from a single Salmo salar unplaced genomic scaffold, Ssal_v3.1, whole genome shotgun sequence genomic window:
- the LOC123735056 gene encoding proline-rich extensin-like protein EPR1 — protein MGNQSGPPLPLLPPSPLYPCYPPSPLYPCYPQPPLPCYPQPPLPLLPPQPPLPPQPPLPLLPPAPFTPVTLQPPLPLLPPSPLYPCYPPAPFTPCYPQPPLPLLPPQPPLPLLPPLPPVTPPAPFTSCYHPRPLYPCYTPSPLYPCYPPVPFTPVTPQSPLPLLPPAPFTPCYPPVTPSPHYPLLPPPAPFTPCYPPSPLYPCYPPSPLYPSPFTPVTPQTPLPLLPPVPFTPVTPSPLYPLLPPSPLYPCYPPAPFTSCYPPDPFTPVTPQPPLPLLPPSPLYLLLPPRPLYPCYPQPPLPPVTPQPPLPPVTPPAPFTPSPFTPVTPPDPFTPVTPQSPLPLLPPAPFTPVTPSPLYPCYPPAPFTSCYPPDPFTPVTPQPPLPPVTPQTPLPLLPPSPFTSCYPPSPLYPCYPPAQVTYSLICLRDGCTPSSPRVRAPSCTPSSPKVRAPSCTPSSPRVRAPSCTPSSPRVRAPSCTPSSPRVRAPSCTPSSPRVRAPSCTPSSPKVRAPSCIPSSPRVRAPSCTPSSPR, from the exons ATGGGGAACCAATCAGGG CCCCCTTTACCCCTGTTACCCCCCAGCCCCCTTTACCCCTGTTACCCCCCCAGCCCCCTTTACCCCTGTTACCCCCAGCCCCCTTTACCCTGTTACCCCCAGCCCCCTTTACCCCTGTTACCCCCCCAGCCCCCTTTACCCCCCCAGCCCCCTTTACCCCTGTTACCCCCAGCCCCCTTTACCCCTGTTACCCTCCAGCCCCCTTTACCCCTGTTACCCCCCAGCCCCCTTTACCCCTGTTACCCCCCAGCCCCCTTTACCCCCTGTTACCCCCAGCCCCCTTTACCCCTGTTACCCCCCCAGCCCCCTTTACCCCTGTTGCCCCCTTTACCCCCTGTTACCCCCCCAGCCCCCTTTACCTCCTGTTACCACCCCAGACCCCTTTACCCCTGTTACACCCCCAGTCCCCTTTACCCCTGTTACCCCCCAGTCCCCTTTACCCCTGTTACCCCCCAGTCCCCTTTACCCCTGTTACCCCCAGCCCCCTTTACCCCCTGTTACCCCCCTGTTACCCCCAGCCCCCATTACCCCCTGTTACCCCCCCCAGCCCCCTTTACCCCCTGTTACCCCCCCAGCCCCCTTTACCCCTGTTACCCCCCCAGCCCCCTTTACCCCAGCCCCTTTACCCCTGTTACCCCCCAGACCCCTTTACCCCTGTTACCCCCAGTCCCCTTTACCCCTGTTACCCCCAGCCCCCTTTACCCCCTGTTACCCCCCAGTCCCCTTTACCCCTGTTACCCCCCAGCCCCCTTTACCTCCTGTTACCCCCCAGACCCCTTTACCCCTGTTACCCCCCAGCCCCCTTTACCCCTGTTACCCCCCAGCCCCCTTTACCTCCTGTTACCCCCCAGACCCCTTTACCCCTGTTACCCCCAGCCCCCTTTACCTCCTGTTACCCCCCAGCCCCCTTTACCCCCTGTTACCCCCCCAGCCCCCTTTACCCCCAGCCCCTTTACCCCTGTTACCCCCCCAGACCCCTTTACCCCTGTTACCCCCCAGTCCCCTTTACCCCTGTTACCCCCAGCCCCCTTTACCCCTGTTACCCCCAGTCCCCTTTACCCCTGTTACCCCCCAGCCCCCTTTACCTCCTGTTACCCCCCAGACCCCTTTACCCCTGTTACCCCCCAGCCCCCTTTACCTCCTGTTACCCCCCAGACCCCTTTACCCCTGTTACCCCCCAGCCCCTTTACCTCCTGTTACCCCCCCAGTCCCCTTTACCCCTGTTACCCCCCAGCCCAGGTGACCTATTCTCTAATCTGTCTGAGAGATGG ctgtaccccctctagcccCAGGGTCAGAGcacccagctgtaccccctctagcccCAAGGTCAGAGcacccagctgtaccccctctagcccCAGGGTCAGAGcacccagctgtaccccctctagcccCAGGGTCAGAGcacccagctgtaccccctctagcccCAGGGTCAGAGcacccagctgtaccccctctagcccCAGAGTCAGAGcacccagctgtaccccctctagcccCAAGGTCAGAGCACCCAGCTGTATCCCCTCTAGCCCCAGGGTCAGAGcacccagctgtaccccctctagcccCAGG